In Maridesulfovibrio ferrireducens, one DNA window encodes the following:
- a CDS encoding outer membrane protein produces MKKLLLAFAAILLFSVPAQAFDNYFKAGPYVSAGVGGQYIAETDISKTPYSLTFDVGYGGTVAAGYKWKQGWRVELEGSYFTSDLGRGKEDDKSIDVDGSLDMKSIMGNVLYEFSGTETRLFSYLGAGVGYGWSDSEIKYWSLSADGSTSIPLVQPIVGIGYRLTENISLDLDYKLKVGLKELDYDGVKGDYLSNRVTGGIRFTF; encoded by the coding sequence GTGAAAAAACTACTTTTGGCATTTGCGGCTATTCTGCTTTTCTCTGTTCCAGCTCAAGCTTTCGATAATTACTTTAAGGCTGGACCATATGTTTCTGCCGGAGTTGGTGGTCAGTATATAGCAGAAACTGATATCAGTAAAACTCCCTATAGCTTGACCTTCGACGTAGGGTATGGTGGGACTGTTGCCGCTGGTTATAAATGGAAGCAGGGTTGGCGAGTAGAATTAGAAGGCAGTTACTTCACTTCAGATTTAGGGCGCGGGAAAGAGGACGACAAGTCAATAGACGTTGATGGATCTCTCGATATGAAGTCAATTATGGGAAACGTGCTGTATGAATTTTCAGGAACAGAAACAAGATTGTTTTCATACCTCGGGGCTGGCGTAGGATATGGGTGGTCAGACTCAGAGATTAAATATTGGAGCCTAAGCGCAGACGGATCAACAAGCATCCCTCTTGTTCAACCAATTGTCGGCATAGGGTACAGACTTACTGAGAACATATCTTTGGACCTCGATTATAAGTTGAAAGTAGGACTCAAGGAATTGGACTATGACGGAGTTAAGGGGGACTATCTATCCAACAGAGTTACTGGCGGGATTAGGTTCACTTTTTAG
- the amrS gene encoding AmmeMemoRadiSam system radical SAM enzyme: MLHPARLWKELKNGKVQCRLCNHFCIIEPDNHGICGVRQNIDGSLMTKTYDLVAAINIDPVEKKPLYHFLPGTSTFSLGTQGCNFGCEFCQNASLSQHPKSGREVTGQKVTPETLVELAISHKCKSISYTYSEPTIFFELMQDTAKLAHDHGLKNIIVSNGFQSPECLEELAPLIDAANIDLKSFNNTFYKEICKGKLNPVLETLKHIKKLGWWLEVTTLLIPGKNDEISELKQLANFIATELGEEVPWHISRFHPDYMMQDCPVTPMTSLTLARQAGNDAGLKYIYIGNVPGNEFSSTFCPSCNKEIIRRLGFSMENMGVDHGMCKYCGCHANGVFENKSN; the protein is encoded by the coding sequence ATGCTACACCCTGCACGACTATGGAAAGAATTGAAAAACGGAAAAGTCCAATGCCGTCTCTGTAATCATTTTTGTATTATAGAGCCTGACAATCATGGAATATGCGGAGTCCGGCAGAACATTGACGGTTCGCTGATGACAAAAACATACGACTTGGTCGCAGCGATCAACATTGACCCCGTTGAAAAAAAACCGCTCTATCACTTTCTGCCCGGCACCAGTACTTTTTCACTAGGCACGCAAGGTTGTAATTTCGGCTGTGAATTCTGCCAAAATGCCTCGTTATCACAACACCCAAAATCGGGCCGCGAGGTAACAGGACAGAAAGTAACGCCCGAAACACTGGTCGAGCTTGCTATATCCCACAAATGTAAGTCCATATCCTACACCTATTCAGAACCGACTATATTTTTTGAGCTTATGCAGGACACTGCAAAACTTGCTCACGATCACGGTTTAAAAAACATCATAGTTTCAAACGGATTTCAAAGTCCTGAATGTCTCGAAGAACTTGCCCCCTTAATTGATGCTGCCAACATTGATCTAAAAAGTTTCAACAACACGTTTTATAAGGAAATCTGCAAAGGCAAACTGAACCCTGTACTCGAAACGCTCAAGCACATTAAAAAACTGGGCTGGTGGCTGGAAGTAACAACCCTGCTCATTCCCGGCAAAAATGATGAGATATCTGAACTGAAACAACTGGCAAACTTCATAGCTACAGAACTTGGCGAAGAAGTCCCGTGGCATATCTCCCGCTTTCATCCCGACTATATGATGCAGGATTGTCCGGTAACCCCTATGACATCTCTGACCCTTGCCCGACAAGCAGGGAACGACGCGGGACTCAAGTACATATATATAGGTAATGTTCCTGGAAATGAATTTTCCTCAACGTTCTGCCCTTCCTGCAACAAAGAAATTATCCGCAGATTAGGCTTTTCAATGGAAAATATGGGAGTTGATCATGGCATGTGTAAATACTGCGGATGCCACGCAAATGGGGTTTTTGAGAACAAGTCCAATTAA